The Lycium barbarum isolate Lr01 chromosome 9, ASM1917538v2, whole genome shotgun sequence genome has a segment encoding these proteins:
- the LOC132608804 gene encoding sesquiterpene synthase 14a-like: MSQLARVHATITRPLANYHPNVWGDYFLSYTHQLTEISMQEKVELEELKEKVRKMLVETPDKSAQKLELIDAIQRLGVTYHFENEIKSSVQNIFDEFEHNENDDDDLYIVALRFRLVRQQRHYMSPDVFKKFINHDGKFKETLTKDVLGLLSLYEAAHLRVHGEDILEEALTFTTTHLESMAPTLDNSLKVQVSEALSQPIHTNVRRAGAGKYLRIYGNIEAHNSLLLKFAKLDFHILQKMHQRELSELTRWWKDLDFVNKFPYARDRLVECYFWATEMFLEPKYRRARRTLAKLLYIITIIDDLYDACATYDELVPFTDAIERCDISATDSISPYMRPLYQLFMDYFDEMEEELTKDGKADCVNYAKIEAKKWIKSYLKEVEWLKAGTIPKCEEYKRNATLTISIQMIIVTSLIVLGEFISKDTFEWMINESLVARASILINRLKDDIIGHEHEQQREHGASFIECYMKEYGASKQEAYAEAWKEIANAWKDINAEYLHATEVPTFVLDPALNAARLADILEGDDFTNSKNKLKDIITLLFVDSVNSTSCE, from the exons ATGAGTCAATTAGCAAGAGTTCATGCTACCATTACACGTCCGTTGGCAAATTATCACCCTAATGTCTGGGGAGACTATTTTCTCTCCTACACTCATCAACTCACA GAAATTAGCATGCAAGAAAAAGTCGAACTTGAAGAGTTAAAAGAAAAGGTCAGGAAAATGTTGGTGGAAACACCGGACAAAAGTGCACAAAAACTTGAATTGATTGATGCAATCCAACGACTGGGAGTGACATATCATTTTGAAAATGAGATTAAATCATCCGTTCAGAACATTTTTGATGAATTCGaacataatgaaaatgatgatgatgatctgtACATTGTTGCTCTTCGTTTTCGACTAGTGAGACAACAAAGGCATTACATGTCTCCCG ATGTATTCAAAAAATTCATCAACCATGATGGGAAATTCAAGGAAACTCTTACTAAAGATGTGCTAGGATTATTAAGTTTATATGAAGCAGCACATCTAAGAGTACATGGGGAAGACATTCTTGAAGAAGCTCTAACTTTTACCACCACTCATCTCGAGTCCATGGCCCCTACATTGGACAACTCACTCAAGGTCCAAGTTAGTGAAGCCTTGAGCCAGCCCATTCATACAAATGTACGAAGAGCTGGAGCAGGAAAATACTTACGTATTTATGGAAACATTGAAGCACATAACAGTTTGCTTTTGAAATTTGCGAAATTGGATTTCCACATTTTACAAAAGATGCACCAAAGAGAGCTTAGCGAACTTACAAG GTGGTGGAAAGACCTGGATTTTGTAAACAAATTTCCATATGCAAGAGACAGACTGGTGGAGTGTTACTTTTGGGCAACAGAGATGTTTCTTGAGCCTAAATATAGACGTGCAAGGAGAACGTTAGCAAAACTACTCTATATCATCACCATCATTGATGACCTCTATGATGCTTGTGCAACTTATGACGAACTTGTGCCTTTCACCGATGCTATCGAGAG ATGTGACATTAGTGCTACGGATTCGATATCGCCCTATATGAGACCTCTTTATCAACTCTTTATGGATTATTTTGATGAAATGGAAGAAGAATTGACCAAAGATGGTAAAGCAGACTGTGTCAACTATGCAAAAATTGAG GCGAAAAAGTGGATCAAAAGCTATCTTAAGGAAGTCGAATGGTTGAAGGCTGGCACTATTCCAAAATGCGAGGAATATAAGAGAAACGCTACTTTAACCATTTCCATTCAGATGATTATTGTTACCTCTTTGATTGTTTTGGGGGAATTTATAAGCAAAGATACTTTTGAATGGATGATAAATGAGTCTTTGGTCGCTCGAGCTTCAATACTAATCAACAGATTAAAGGACGATATTATTGGACATGAA CACGAACAACAAAGAGAACATGGAGCTTCATTCATTGAATGCTACATGAAAGAATATGGAGCTTCAAAACAAGAGGCATATGCTGAGGCTTGGAAGGAAATTGCAAATGCATGGAAAGACATAAATGCAGAATATTTACATGCTACTGAAGTACCAACGTTTGTCCTCGATCCTGCCTTAAATGCTGCACGCCTTGCAGACATTCTTGAAGGGGATGATTTTACAAATTCGAAAAACAAGCTTAAAGACATCATCACCTTGTTGTTTGTTGATTCTGTCAATAGTACATCATGTGAATAA